The Nocardioides sp. S5 genome includes a window with the following:
- a CDS encoding LysM peptidoglycan-binding domain-containing protein, giving the protein MTTPTLRQRLTGLLATAAVLGIIIGLPALFLAIGANPIPDQAPSWESIKDALLAPDDGTLVLGLFKVIGWAAWAFMTLSLVVETIARLRRVEAPKLPGLGRPQAAAHGLIGLAALLFIAAPIAAQAANAGPAAASAPAAVGHVQAGTVDQTPAQHGVKVEAKQERATVDHSVKPGESLWSIAEDHFGDGARYKEIAELNRNLLGSRPSFLEPGWVLKLPAPAGGAPAHTYTVQPNDTLSDIAHDELGDADRWPEIYKASTGITQPGGAHLADPDVIDVGWKLNIPGAQTPAGHDDRQHQPQPREDKPETPAEPRTEQQPIDPPAEETPPVPETEAPQTAAPEVPQAEEPTAPAADVDQVDEADDSILEAPWVLAGLTGGGVLLSGALLMALRSRRRSAFRNRPPGRAVAAPPPELAPVEMTLNATGAAAAATVEFADEALRRLAAAVGAQGTTMPPLAAVELAKGKLTLHLSAPADVPAPWVGSPDQTHWHVSTDIAVEDLGPDTGNVEPPYPLLATIGMSDTGETWLLNCEELSTLTISGDPTYGRDFARHLAAQLAVNPWSRRVQVDCIGVAEETVAMDERITYYPTGAAGTPATSEILAAAVTTVDRAKRHDTDVSTARTGSVDDDTWPARMLLLDAAAGDPDDLEQLLQLVNDHVGQSATSIVVAGERPNTPGAVLHMTNTGRVVLEHAGLNLIAVGLTSDEASGCALVYAQSETPEYVDTPADETATDGWEAYTDSSGALRRQYTLPRNTSEDAVDEPLSSLLEGEDEEYIRESAIVQEDLEALAPKVPAHVRAEVEEKDPTLDQDIADWFSPNCHRPRLTLLGPVTARTHGKALAKRKPYFTELLAFLALHRKHGATREQIREAFSISDGKVRDYTNIVRDWLGPNPRTGEDHLPYADKAPAAKLTGVNVYQVDDGLLVDLDLFIRLRKRGQSRGGAEGVADLCAALELVGEAQPFSQLREEGWAWLANEPDRIDLMAGGWIADVALIVVTEALAAGDLVKARSAAYVASRADPDGESTRLCLAHVMKAEGDQLEADRILREEICNRSDDGDAPMELSERTKTIIRTHGWLAS; this is encoded by the coding sequence ATGACTACGCCCACCCTGCGCCAGCGGCTGACCGGGCTCCTCGCCACGGCCGCCGTCCTCGGCATCATCATCGGCCTGCCGGCCCTCTTCCTCGCGATCGGAGCCAACCCGATCCCCGACCAGGCGCCGAGCTGGGAGAGCATCAAGGACGCACTCCTCGCACCCGACGACGGCACCCTGGTCCTCGGCCTGTTCAAGGTGATCGGCTGGGCCGCGTGGGCCTTCATGACCCTCAGCCTGGTGGTGGAGACCATCGCCCGGCTCCGCAGGGTCGAGGCGCCCAAGCTGCCGGGGCTGGGTCGCCCGCAGGCCGCGGCCCACGGACTGATCGGACTCGCTGCCCTGCTGTTCATCGCAGCGCCGATCGCTGCGCAGGCCGCCAACGCCGGCCCCGCCGCCGCGTCCGCGCCGGCGGCGGTGGGCCATGTCCAGGCCGGGACCGTCGACCAGACGCCCGCCCAGCACGGCGTGAAGGTCGAGGCGAAGCAGGAACGCGCGACGGTCGATCACTCGGTCAAGCCGGGGGAGAGCCTGTGGTCGATCGCTGAGGACCACTTCGGTGACGGCGCGCGCTACAAGGAGATCGCCGAGCTCAACCGCAACCTCCTCGGCTCCCGGCCCAGCTTCCTCGAGCCCGGCTGGGTGCTCAAGCTGCCAGCCCCGGCCGGCGGGGCGCCGGCGCACACCTACACCGTGCAACCCAACGACACACTCAGCGACATCGCCCACGACGAGCTCGGCGACGCCGACCGGTGGCCGGAGATCTACAAGGCCTCCACCGGCATCACCCAGCCCGGCGGCGCCCACCTCGCCGACCCCGACGTGATCGACGTCGGCTGGAAGCTCAACATCCCCGGAGCCCAGACACCCGCCGGTCACGACGACCGGCAGCACCAGCCGCAGCCTCGCGAGGACAAGCCCGAGACCCCCGCCGAGCCCAGGACCGAGCAGCAGCCGATCGACCCGCCGGCCGAGGAGACTCCGCCGGTCCCGGAGACCGAGGCCCCGCAGACCGCCGCGCCCGAGGTCCCGCAGGCCGAGGAGCCGACGGCGCCGGCCGCCGACGTCGACCAGGTCGACGAAGCCGACGACTCGATCCTCGAGGCGCCCTGGGTCCTCGCCGGTCTCACCGGCGGGGGCGTGCTGCTGTCCGGGGCACTGCTGATGGCGCTGCGGTCCCGTCGGCGCTCCGCCTTCCGGAACCGGCCGCCGGGTCGAGCGGTCGCCGCCCCGCCGCCCGAGCTGGCGCCGGTGGAGATGACGCTGAACGCGACCGGTGCTGCCGCGGCCGCCACCGTGGAGTTCGCCGACGAGGCCCTGCGGCGCCTCGCGGCCGCGGTCGGAGCCCAGGGCACCACGATGCCCCCGCTGGCGGCCGTCGAGCTCGCGAAGGGCAAGCTGACGCTGCACCTGAGCGCCCCGGCCGACGTCCCGGCTCCCTGGGTGGGCAGCCCCGACCAGACCCACTGGCACGTCAGCACGGACATCGCGGTGGAGGACCTCGGCCCCGACACCGGCAATGTCGAGCCGCCCTACCCGCTGCTGGCCACCATCGGCATGAGCGACACCGGCGAGACCTGGTTGCTGAACTGCGAGGAGCTCTCCACGCTGACCATCAGCGGCGACCCCACCTACGGCCGCGACTTCGCCCGCCACCTCGCCGCGCAGCTGGCCGTCAACCCGTGGTCGCGCCGCGTCCAGGTCGACTGCATCGGCGTGGCCGAGGAGACCGTCGCCATGGACGAGCGGATCACCTACTACCCGACCGGCGCGGCCGGGACGCCCGCGACCTCGGAGATCCTCGCCGCCGCGGTGACCACCGTCGACCGGGCGAAGCGACACGACACCGACGTGTCCACGGCCCGCACCGGCAGCGTCGACGACGACACCTGGCCCGCCAGGATGCTGCTCCTCGACGCCGCGGCCGGAGACCCCGACGACCTCGAGCAGCTGCTGCAGCTGGTCAACGACCACGTCGGACAGTCCGCGACGTCCATCGTCGTTGCCGGCGAACGCCCGAACACGCCCGGCGCGGTGCTGCACATGACCAACACCGGTCGCGTCGTCCTCGAGCACGCCGGCCTCAACCTCATCGCCGTCGGTCTCACCAGCGACGAGGCCAGCGGCTGCGCCCTGGTCTACGCCCAGAGCGAGACCCCTGAGTACGTCGACACGCCCGCGGACGAGACCGCCACCGACGGCTGGGAGGCCTACACCGACTCCTCCGGAGCCCTGCGCCGCCAGTACACCCTGCCCCGCAACACCTCCGAGGACGCCGTCGACGAGCCGCTGTCCTCCCTGCTCGAGGGCGAGGACGAGGAGTACATCCGCGAGAGCGCGATCGTGCAGGAGGACCTCGAAGCCCTGGCGCCGAAGGTCCCCGCCCACGTCCGCGCCGAGGTCGAGGAGAAGGACCCCACCCTCGACCAGGACATCGCCGACTGGTTCTCGCCCAACTGCCACCGCCCGCGCCTCACCCTGCTCGGCCCGGTTACCGCACGCACCCACGGCAAAGCACTCGCCAAGCGCAAGCCCTACTTCACCGAGCTCCTGGCGTTCCTCGCCCTGCACCGCAAGCACGGCGCCACCCGCGAGCAGATCCGCGAGGCCTTCTCAATCTCCGACGGCAAGGTGCGCGACTACACCAACATCGTCCGCGACTGGCTCGGTCCTAACCCCCGCACCGGCGAGGACCACCTGCCCTACGCGGACAAGGCGCCGGCTGCCAAGCTCACCGGGGTCAACGTCTACCAGGTCGACGACGGCCTGCTCGTTGACCTGGACCTGTTCATCCGCCTCCGCAAGCGCGGGCAGAGTCGAGGCGGCGCCGAGGGTGTCGCCGACCTCTGCGCTGCGCTCGAGCTCGTCGGGGAGGCCCAGCCGTTCAGCCAGCTGCGCGAGGAAGGGTGGGCATGGCTCGCCAACGAGCCTGACCGCATCGACCTCATGGCGGGCGGGTGGATCGCCGACGTCGCCCTCATCGTCGTCACCGAGGCGCTCGCGGCCGGCGACCTGGTCAAGGCCCGCTCCGCCGCCTACGTCGCCAGCCGCGCCGACCCCGACGGCGAGAGCACCCGACTGTGCCTCGCCCACGTCATGAAGGCCGAGGGCGACCAGCTCGAGGCCGACCGGATCCTGCGCGAAGAGATCTGCAACCGGTCCGACGACGGCGACGCACCCATGGAATTGTCGGAGCGCACAAAGACCATCATCCGTACACACGGCTGGCTCGCGAGCTGA
- a CDS encoding TadE/TadG family type IV pilus assembly protein, with the protein MMAQSIWARAFNRSRDEHGSVAIEAAIGVPAFGLFVAMIILGGRVEIAKQSVEAAAYEAARAASIERTQSEAIVAGRSSAASSLHDQDVHCTSTNITVNAAAFNAPIGNTAQVNVTVTCTVNLSDLSIPGVPGTRTITATASSPVDAYRERR; encoded by the coding sequence ATGATGGCGCAGAGCATCTGGGCCCGCGCCTTCAACCGCAGCCGGGACGAGCACGGATCGGTGGCCATCGAGGCCGCGATCGGCGTCCCGGCCTTCGGGCTGTTCGTGGCGATGATCATCCTCGGCGGCCGCGTCGAGATCGCCAAGCAGTCCGTGGAAGCAGCCGCCTACGAGGCAGCACGGGCAGCCTCGATCGAGCGAACCCAGAGCGAGGCAATCGTCGCAGGCAGGTCCTCGGCCGCAAGCAGCCTGCACGACCAGGACGTGCACTGCACCAGCACGAACATCACGGTCAACGCTGCGGCGTTCAACGCACCGATCGGGAACACCGCCCAGGTGAACGTCACGGTGACCTGCACGGTCAACCTGTCGGACCTGAGCATCCCCGGCGTACCCGGCACCCGCACGATCACCGCAACCGCGAGCAGCCCCGTCGACGCCTACCGGGAGCGCCGATGA
- a CDS encoding type II secretion system F family protein: protein MTGLQLALASGTLLGLAVALLVWRLAPSDPDLADALDRLSPGHVVPRRSAGPLDVEESTESGSFVDRIGVWAIKNLPGGAWAHTPRKDLAILQISETRFYGEKVVWALLGLAMPPLFAAFFALIGLPLPFVIPTFGSLGLAALFWFMPNYNATDDAKKARIEFSRALGAYIDMVATGVRDGSSGQQALRSAAEVGDTWVFKRIESELRRARYMTRAPWDFLHGLADDLGVPELDDLADIMQQSGQDGAQIYNNLRARAAALRSAMLSAELGKANAVSERMYIPASLLGIVFMAILVTPSMLRFAT from the coding sequence ATGACGGGCCTCCAGCTCGCGCTCGCCAGCGGCACCCTCCTCGGGCTCGCCGTTGCCCTGCTCGTGTGGCGCCTGGCCCCGTCCGACCCCGACCTCGCCGACGCCCTGGACCGGCTCTCGCCCGGCCACGTCGTACCCCGACGCAGCGCCGGCCCGCTCGACGTCGAGGAGAGCACCGAATCCGGATCGTTCGTCGACCGGATCGGCGTGTGGGCGATCAAGAACCTGCCCGGGGGAGCGTGGGCACACACACCGCGCAAGGACCTGGCCATCCTCCAGATCAGCGAGACCAGGTTCTACGGCGAGAAGGTCGTTTGGGCGCTGCTCGGCCTGGCCATGCCGCCGCTGTTCGCGGCGTTCTTCGCGCTGATCGGGCTCCCGCTCCCGTTCGTGATCCCCACCTTCGGGTCGCTCGGGCTCGCCGCACTGTTCTGGTTCATGCCCAACTACAACGCCACTGACGACGCCAAGAAGGCCCGCATCGAGTTCAGCCGGGCCCTGGGCGCCTACATCGACATGGTCGCCACCGGAGTCCGCGACGGCTCCAGCGGCCAGCAGGCGCTGCGCTCCGCGGCCGAGGTCGGCGACACCTGGGTGTTCAAGCGAATCGAGAGCGAGCTGCGCCGCGCCCGCTACATGACCCGCGCCCCCTGGGACTTCCTGCACGGGCTAGCCGATGACCTCGGCGTCCCCGAGCTCGACGACCTCGCCGACATCATGCAGCAGTCCGGCCAGGACGGCGCCCAGATCTACAACAACCTCCGCGCCCGCGCCGCCGCCCTTCGCTCGGCGATGCTCAGCGCCGAACTCGGGAAGGCCAACGCCGTCTCCGAGCGCATGTACATCCCCGCCAGCCTGCTCGGCATCGTCTTCATGGCGATCCTCGTCACCCCGTCGATGCTCCGATTCGCGACCTAA
- a CDS encoding DUF4037 domain-containing protein, whose translation MSPDAEDLTGCELSRRFYDAVVAPLLLSHWPGLPHAAARIGAGSEVLGLDDEMSRDHDWGLRLNVLVAQDLCRPVQALLDEQLPETYAGLPVAFAYTGSSEVRHRVEVDTPSDFARSRLGIDPRPAPTTSDWLSFTGQAVLEVTAGPVFTDTDGALTEIRAALEWYPDDLWRYIVACDWMRLDQEMPLMSRAGDRGDDLGSRVIAARLVDVAMHLGFMLERQWPPYAKWRGTAFLRLPRASAAHGELAAVLQATTWQQRQMNLARALDVLASVQGAAGLPSPEPATIGFWERPYLHTNQELVDDVLDGISDESVRTLPIGLGSIEQRTSNVDLLVDSHRRRSHIH comes from the coding sequence GTGTCGCCTGATGCCGAGGATCTGACGGGTTGCGAGCTGTCACGCCGGTTCTACGACGCGGTGGTCGCCCCGCTACTGCTCAGCCACTGGCCCGGCCTGCCGCATGCTGCAGCGCGTATTGGCGCGGGGTCGGAGGTTCTCGGGCTCGATGACGAGATGTCGCGCGACCACGACTGGGGACTGCGCCTCAACGTGCTAGTGGCGCAGGATCTGTGCCGCCCCGTTCAAGCTCTCCTAGACGAGCAACTCCCCGAGACCTACGCCGGACTCCCGGTCGCGTTCGCCTACACCGGCTCCAGCGAGGTGCGCCATCGCGTGGAGGTGGACACGCCATCAGACTTCGCCAGGTCCCGCCTCGGGATCGACCCGCGGCCGGCCCCCACGACGTCCGACTGGCTCAGCTTTACCGGGCAGGCTGTCCTCGAGGTCACCGCCGGGCCCGTGTTCACCGACACCGATGGGGCTCTCACCGAGATCCGAGCAGCGCTCGAGTGGTATCCGGACGACCTGTGGCGCTACATCGTTGCGTGCGACTGGATGCGGCTCGACCAAGAGATGCCGCTGATGAGCCGGGCGGGCGATCGCGGCGACGACCTGGGATCGCGAGTGATCGCTGCCCGGCTGGTCGACGTGGCCATGCATCTGGGCTTCATGCTCGAGCGCCAGTGGCCGCCGTACGCCAAGTGGCGGGGCACGGCGTTCCTGCGGCTACCTCGTGCTTCCGCTGCGCACGGCGAACTGGCGGCGGTGCTCCAGGCCACGACCTGGCAGCAGCGACAAATGAACTTGGCCCGAGCCCTCGATGTGCTCGCGTCTGTCCAGGGCGCGGCTGGCCTGCCCAGCCCGGAACCAGCAACCATCGGCTTCTGGGAGCGCCCCTACCTACACACGAATCAGGAACTCGTCGACGACGTGCTCGATGGGATCTCCGATGAGTCGGTGCGAACGCTCCCGATCGGCCTCGGGTCGATCGAACAACGAACAAGCAACGTCGACCTGCTTGTGGACTCCCACCGCCGGCGGTCCCACATCCACTGA
- a CDS encoding TadE family protein, with translation MFSSSRRRRRDERGSVAIQMVFLMPALFLVMFLGVQGALYYHAREVALAAAQEGAREAGSENGSRESGVATANGFLQDAGGSDVMTSTSVSGSRTTTTATITVTGKSMSVIPGWHVTVRQSASVPVERLTE, from the coding sequence ATGTTCTCCAGCTCTCGCCGCCGACGCCGGGACGAGCGCGGCTCAGTGGCCATCCAGATGGTCTTCCTGATGCCGGCGCTCTTCCTGGTGATGTTCCTCGGTGTCCAGGGCGCGCTGTATTACCACGCCCGCGAAGTAGCGCTCGCGGCCGCGCAGGAGGGCGCACGTGAGGCGGGCAGCGAGAACGGCAGCCGTGAGTCCGGAGTCGCGACCGCGAACGGCTTCCTTCAGGACGCCGGCGGATCCGACGTGATGACGTCGACGAGCGTCTCCGGGTCACGGACCACGACAACGGCCACGATCACCGTCACCGGCAAGTCCATGAGCGTGATCCCCGGCTGGCACGTGACCGTCCGCCAGAGCGCCAGCGTCCCGGTCGAGAGGCTCACCGAATGA
- a CDS encoding TadE/TadG family type IV pilus assembly protein, with product MKRHPVRRQRDERGAISVWFATASLVMIILVGMTVDLGGKVHAQQQARSAAAQAARTGAQEVQGSTAIRGEELRVDINAAKSAAQGYLNAAGVEGSVTVVNGDTLIVRTTDTYDSKFLGIIGLDSMRVTGEASARLIRAQGGIER from the coding sequence ATGAAGAGGCACCCGGTCCGACGACAGCGCGACGAGCGCGGCGCCATCAGCGTCTGGTTCGCCACCGCGTCACTGGTGATGATCATCCTGGTCGGGATGACCGTCGACCTCGGCGGCAAGGTGCACGCCCAGCAGCAGGCCCGCAGTGCCGCGGCCCAGGCAGCCCGCACCGGCGCCCAGGAGGTCCAGGGCTCGACCGCCATCCGCGGCGAGGAGCTCCGCGTCGACATCAACGCCGCCAAGTCCGCCGCGCAGGGCTACCTCAACGCCGCCGGCGTGGAGGGCAGCGTCACCGTCGTCAACGGCGACACCCTGATCGTGCGCACCACCGACACCTACGACAGCAAGTTCCTCGGGATCATCGGGCTGGACTCGATGAGGGTCACCGGGGAGGCGTCTGCACGGCTCATCCGCGCCCAAGGAGGCATCGAACGATGA